Genomic segment of Actinomycetota bacterium:
AGCACTTCTCCACCTGCCTCGGCGAGGGAAAGGTTCATGGTCCCCTCGTCGTCCGGAAACACTCGCAGGCCCACGACCTTCCCGGCGAGCCACACGGCGTCCTGGGCCAAGTCGCGCACGGTCACGCCGACGAGCACCACCAATCCACGACCGATGGATGAAACCTCGGAACCGTCCACCCGCAGCGACGCGCGAGACGCGCGCTGAACGACTGCTCGCACTACCCGTTCTTTCCGTGGCCGGGCACGATGCGCTCTGCGTCGTAGACGGCGTCCACTCGCTTGATCTGGTGAAGGATGTGAGCAAGGTGCTGAGGGTCGGCAAGTTCGACGTTGAACCGCAACGCCGCGGTGCGCGTGCGTGGGTCGGTGTGGCTCGACGACCCGAGGATGTTCACTCCCATCTCACTGATGGCAGTAGTGACGTCGCGCAGCAACTTCGTACGGTCCAGCGCCTGCACCAAGATGCCGACTGTGAACGCGCCCTTTCGGGCGGCGTCCCAGCGAACATCGATGGCGCGCTCTGCCTGCTCGCCGAGGGCCCCCGCGTTCGGGCAGTCCGCCCGGTGTACCGAAACGCCCCGGCCCCGTGTGACGAAGCCGATGATCTTGTCCTGCGGGACCGGAGTGCAGCACCGCGCAAGACGCACCAAAACGTCGCTCACTCCTTCCACGACCACGCCATGCTCGGACGGCGCGCGCATCCGCACGGGTCGCGACGGCGCCGGCATAATGTCTTCGTCGTCGGACACTTCGTGCTCGAGTCGCTGCACGACAACAAAGGCGGAGATGTGCCCCTCTCCAATCGCCGCTTCCATCGCCTCGACCGACGCGAAGTGCAGGGCGCCGGCAACCGAACCGAGCGCGCCTGAGGAAAGCGTTCCCTGCACCGGGAGGCTCGCCTTTCGCAACGCGCGCATCAGGTCGTCGCGGCCCTTTTCGATCGCGTCTTCGCGTCGCTCCCGCGTAAACCACGCGCGGATCTTGTTGCGCGCGCGCGAAGTCGCCACGACCTGCAGCCAGTCCTGAGACGGTGCCGCATCCGGCGACTTCGACGTGATGATCTCGACGGAGTCGCCCGAACGCAGTCCGGTCGTCAACGGAACGAGCTTGCCGTTGATCCTGGCTCCCGCGCACCGATGACCCACTTCTGTATGGACGGCGTAAGCGAAGTCGATCGGGGTCGCGCCTGCGGGAAACGCGCGCACATCGCCCTTGGGCGTAAAGACGAAGACTTCGTCTTGATACAAATCGATGCGCAGACTCTCCATGAACTCGCCGGGATCAGCCAGTTCCTTCTGCGAGTCAAGCATCTGCCCGAGCCACGACAGATCCGTGTCGTCGGCACCCTTTCCGTCCTTGTACTTCCAGTGCGCGGCGATGCCGTACTCCGCCGTTCGATGCATCGACTCGGTCCGGATCTGTATCTCCAGCGGCCGTCCGCCGGGGCCCGCGACCGTCGTGTGTAAAGACCGATACATGTTGAACTTGGGCATCGCCACGTAGTCCTTGAAGCGGCCCGGCACCGGCTTCCACAGTGCGTGGCTGATTCCAAGTACCCCGTAACAATCCTTGAGGGACTCGGTGATAACGCGCAGGCCCACCAAGTCGTAGATGTCGGCGAACTCCCTGCCGCGGATCACCATCTTCTGGTAGATCGACCAGTAGTGCTTAGGTCGCCCACTGATGGTCGCCTTGACCTTGGTCTCACGCAAAGCGGACGACAGGTCCTCGATAACCTTCACCACCAACTTCTCGCGCTCGGGTTGACGCTCCTCCACCATCCGCACGATCTCTTCGAACTGCTTCGGGTGCAGCGTCGCGAACGCGAGGTCTTCCAATTGCCACTTAATTTGGTGGATCCCCAACCGGTGCGCCAGCGGCGCGTAGATCTCCAGCGTCTCGCGAGCTTTCAGTTCCTGCGTCTCGCGGGCAAGATGGCCGATCGTGCGCATGTTGTGGAGGCGGTCGGCCAGCTTGATCAGCAGAACACGAATGTCTCGGGCCATCGCGATGATCATCTTGCGCAAGGTCTCAGCCTGGTGCGCCTCGCGGGACCGGAACGTGATCTTGTCGAGTTTGGTGACCCCGTCGATGATCGCCGCCGTCTCTTCACCGAACTCGGCAGCGATATCCTTGAGAGTGAGCGGCGTGTCCTCTACAACGTCGTGCAGCAACGCACACACGATCGTCGCGGTGTCCAAGTTCATATCCGCGAGGATCAGTGCGACCTCAAGCGGATGATCGATGAACTGCTCACCCGAAGCCCGATACTGATTGCGGTGAGACTCGGAGGCGTAGTGGTAGGCACGTTCGATGAGCTTCAGGTCTGCTTTCGGGTTCCCGGTGCGCACCGCCTGGAGTAGTTTCTGCAAGCGCATGTCGAGAGCCTCGCCGTCCGCAGGACGCAGGCGCGCGAGCACTCCCTTGCGCCGCCCTTCCGGCGGTGCGCCTGCCGGGGTCTCCATGTCCCTAGTGTAGCGGGGCCCGTGCGGCCCTACCGCCGCCTAAAACCGCAGAAGCGACAGCAGGTCGTATTCGGCCAGACGGTCCCGGCCGCGCAACGCTTCGAGTTCAATAACGAACGCGATGCGCACAACCTTGCCCCCGAGCCGCTCGACCAGTCGAGCCGTGGCCAAGGCAGTTCCGCCCGTTGCCAGCACGTCATCCACGATCGCGACCCGTTCTCCGGGCTGAATCGCATCACTGTGGATCTCGAGCGTCTCCTCGCCGTACTCCAGCGAGTAGTTCTCCGCCTCGGTGTGCCACGGCAGCTTGCCCTGCTTGCGAACCGGGACGAACCCGGCGGCTAGGTGATAGGCCACCGGCGCCGCCACAATGAACCCGCGCGCCTCGATGCCGACTACCTTGTCGAGACTTCCGCGCCCGAACCCCACCGAGATCTCGTCGATCACCGTTGAGAGCGTGACGTGGTCCCCCATGAGTGGGGTGATGTCGCGGAACATGATCCCGGGCTTCGGGAAGTCCGGGATGTCCCGGACCCGCCGCGCAAGAAGGCGCTCGGTCCGCGCACTTCGGTCGGTCACCGCCGGCGACCTTTTCCGGCCCCTCGCTTGCGCCCTCTCTGCCGAGGAGCAGATGTCGCAACCCGGGCCGAGGTTGCCGGGCGCGCCGGGGCAACCGGACTCGGCACCGTTTCATCCGGGTCGACGGACGTCGATACGCGCACCTGCTCGCGCGCCTCGCCGCTTGAGTCACGCATGGCCCGCATCCGAATAGAGCGGTACCGCGGCTCGCGCTCCTTCAACACCGCAAGCAGCGGCGAAGCAACAAAGATGCTCGAGTACGTCCCCACGAGCATCCCGATGAACAAGGCAAGTGCAAGGTCCTCCAGCGTGCCGGCCTTAAACAGATAGACGCCGACGAACAACAATGCCGAAATCGGCATCAAGGTCGACATCGACGTGTTGATCGAACGCATCAGCACTTGGTTCACGGACCGGTTCGCGATTTCGGAATAGGTGATCCGGTCGGAGCGCCCAATCGATTTCGTGTTCTCGCGGATCTTGTCGAACACAACAACGGTGTCGTACAGCGAGTAACCGAGCAACGTAAGCAAAGCGATCACCGTCGCGGGAGTGACGACGAAGCCGATCAGGGCGTAGAGCCCGGCGGTCACGATCAGGTCGTGAAGCAAAGCAAACAACGCGGCGATTGCCATCCTTGCTTCGAATCGCACGCCGATATACAAGGCCACCAAAACGAGGAAGACAATTAGTCCCCGCAATGCCTTGCTCGATACCTGCTTGCCCCAAGTGGGACCCACGTCCTGCAGGCTGACCGCGTCCAGATTCGGGGAGCCGTCGGCAAGACGCTGTTCGCCGATCACCGCAAGCGCGGTCTGGATTCCGATCAACTTCTGCCGATCTTCAACATGACTTGTGCGGACCAACGCCTGTCGCTGCTTGGTGGCCCGGTCGGTCGAGACCTGCACCTTCAGATCAGCGAGATCGAACTTCGCCAGCGCGTGCTCGATGTCTTTCGCCGGCATCTCCTGCTTGAGGGGAACGGTCAGCGAGGTCCCGCCCTTGAACTCCAATCCGAGATTCAGCCCGCGACCGAACAGTCCGAGAAAACTGGCAGCGATCAGCACGCCGGAGACGGCCGCCCACATCTTCAGGCGACCGATGATGTCGAAGTTGGCCTCACCGCGAACGATCTTGCCCAGGCCGCTCATTTGCTCGTCCCTCCAGCCGGCAACGCGTCGCCGACTCCGGCGATCGAACGCATTCCAAGCGTCTTACTCTCATTGAATCGCTTCGTTTGTGCGAGCAGCCAGACGCTGGGGTGCATAAACCACCGGGAGACGAACAGGTCGAGACCCGTCGCAAGCCCAAGGGTGAGCGCGAACCCGCGAACCCCTCCGACCGCAAGGAAATACAAGACACCCGCCGCAAGCGCCGTGACCAAGTCGGCGGCCACGATCGTGCCCCACGCGCTGGTCCACGCCCTGTCCACCGACGCCCGCACAGTGCGCCCTTGATGAACCTCGTCCTTGATGCGTTCGAAATACACAATGAACGAGTCCGCCGCGATACCGAGAGACACGATCAACCCCGCAATCCCCGCCAGGGACAAGGCGAATCCCGCGAACTGTCCCAGCAAGATCACGACACCCACGGTCAGCCCACCATGGATCGCGATTCCGATCCAGATGATCATCCCGAGCGCCCGGTAGAACAGCAGCACGTACAGCAGCACCACTCCGAGGCCGATCGCGCCTGCCACCAGGCCGCTGCGCAAGGACTCTTTACCCAGCGTCGGACTGATCGTCGTGGTCGTCGTTGGGACCAATTCGATCGGCAGCGCGCCGTAGCGAAGCACGAGGGCGAGGTCCTTGGACTCACGCTCAGAGAAGTTGCCGGTGATCTGAGCGGTTCCTCCATCGATCCCCTGGTTACACTGAACCGTCTCCCCCATCTGCGGGTTCGATTCGACGAGGCGGTCGAGAACGATCGCCAGTTGGCGAGACGCGTCCCCGAGGGGATTGCAGGCAAGCTTCCCAGTGATGGATTCGAACTTCTTCGCCCCGGCCGCCGTCAAGCGAAGCGAGACCTCCCAGCCGCCCCCGCCCTGTCCGGCAGGCGGCAACTCAGCCAGCGCGGTGCTCACGTCGCTGCCTTGGAGTTCCACGGGGCCCAGCAAGAGCCGCTCCCAAGCGGCGGGATCG
This window contains:
- a CDS encoding bifunctional (p)ppGpp synthetase/guanosine-3',5'-bis(diphosphate) 3'-pyrophosphohydrolase, translated to METPAGAPPEGRRKGVLARLRPADGEALDMRLQKLLQAVRTGNPKADLKLIERAYHYASESHRNQYRASGEQFIDHPLEVALILADMNLDTATIVCALLHDVVEDTPLTLKDIAAEFGEETAAIIDGVTKLDKITFRSREAHQAETLRKMIIAMARDIRVLLIKLADRLHNMRTIGHLARETQELKARETLEIYAPLAHRLGIHQIKWQLEDLAFATLHPKQFEEIVRMVEERQPEREKLVVKVIEDLSSALRETKVKATISGRPKHYWSIYQKMVIRGREFADIYDLVGLRVITESLKDCYGVLGISHALWKPVPGRFKDYVAMPKFNMYRSLHTTVAGPGGRPLEIQIRTESMHRTAEYGIAAHWKYKDGKGADDTDLSWLGQMLDSQKELADPGEFMESLRIDLYQDEVFVFTPKGDVRAFPAGATPIDFAYAVHTEVGHRCAGARINGKLVPLTTGLRSGDSVEIITSKSPDAAPSQDWLQVVATSRARNKIRAWFTRERREDAIEKGRDDLMRALRKASLPVQGTLSSGALGSVAGALHFASVEAMEAAIGEGHISAFVVVQRLEHEVSDDEDIMPAPSRPVRMRAPSEHGVVVEGVSDVLVRLARCCTPVPQDKIIGFVTRGRGVSVHRADCPNAGALGEQAERAIDVRWDAARKGAFTVGILVQALDRTKLLRDVTTAISEMGVNILGSSSHTDPRTRTAALRFNVELADPQHLAHILHQIKRVDAVYDAERIVPGHGKNG
- a CDS encoding adenine phosphoribosyltransferase, which gives rise to MTDRSARTERLLARRVRDIPDFPKPGIMFRDITPLMGDHVTLSTVIDEISVGFGRGSLDKVVGIEARGFIVAAPVAYHLAAGFVPVRKQGKLPWHTEAENYSLEYGEETLEIHSDAIQPGERVAIVDDVLATGGTALATARLVERLGGKVVRIAFVIELEALRGRDRLAEYDLLSLLRF
- the secF gene encoding protein translocase subunit SecF codes for the protein MSGLGKIVRGEANFDIIGRLKMWAAVSGVLIAASFLGLFGRGLNLGLEFKGGTSLTVPLKQEMPAKDIEHALAKFDLADLKVQVSTDRATKQRQALVRTSHVEDRQKLIGIQTALAVIGEQRLADGSPNLDAVSLQDVGPTWGKQVSSKALRGLIVFLVLVALYIGVRFEARMAIAALFALLHDLIVTAGLYALIGFVVTPATVIALLTLLGYSLYDTVVVFDKIRENTKSIGRSDRITYSEIANRSVNQVLMRSINTSMSTLMPISALLFVGVYLFKAGTLEDLALALFIGMLVGTYSSIFVASPLLAVLKEREPRYRSIRMRAMRDSSGEAREQVRVSTSVDPDETVPSPVAPARPATSARVATSAPRQRGRKRGAGKGRRR
- the secD gene encoding protein translocase subunit SecD, encoding MAATRTRYWRALVALALLLGGIYGVIAWKSYAPRLGLDLKGGISVVLVPKSGETVDKGSLQKAVDIIQQRVDALGVAEPDISLQGDNILVQIPGIKDTTKALRLIGTTAKLSFRPVLARVTTDTAPPGAALPECSDPNTFPEDVPTKQVVLCVKDRDPQTGAGTDPAAWERLLLGPVELQGSDVSTALAELPPAGQGGGGWEVSLRLTAAGAKKFESITGKLACNPLGDASRQLAIVLDRLVESNPQMGETVQCNQGIDGGTAQITGNFSERESKDLALVLRYGALPIELVPTTTTTISPTLGKESLRSGLVAGAIGLGVVLLYVLLFYRALGMIIWIGIAIHGGLTVGVVILLGQFAGFALSLAGIAGLIVSLGIAADSFIVYFERIKDEVHQGRTVRASVDRAWTSAWGTIVAADLVTALAAGVLYFLAVGGVRGFALTLGLATGLDLFVSRWFMHPSVWLLAQTKRFNESKTLGMRSIAGVGDALPAGGTSK